In one window of Nevskiales bacterium DNA:
- a CDS encoding SDR family oxidoreductase translates to MKRDFPDKRVLITGGASGLGRALALRFAREGWRVGIADLNEARMQETLAAVQQAGGSGFAQRCDVSRVEDFTALADRVRQEWGGLDVLVNNAGIASGGSVAESRYEDWARQLDINLMGVVRGCKTFVPMLLAGKRGHVVDIASFAGIACPPNMASYNVAKAGVIALSESLRAEVIDEGVDVSVACPSFFKTNLTESFQNPADDWMKQFTEVVMARAKVTAEDVADDIYRAVHEGRFMVITHDDARMQWRLKRAAPEVFYKLVRDKLKQRMAMLKAAQK, encoded by the coding sequence ATGAAGCGAGACTTTCCCGATAAACGGGTGCTGATCACCGGCGGCGCCAGCGGCCTTGGCCGCGCCCTGGCGCTGCGCTTCGCGCGCGAAGGCTGGCGCGTGGGCATCGCCGACCTCAACGAGGCGCGCATGCAGGAGACCCTGGCCGCGGTGCAGCAGGCCGGCGGCAGCGGCTTTGCCCAGCGCTGCGACGTCAGCCGTGTGGAGGATTTCACCGCGCTCGCCGACCGCGTGCGCCAGGAATGGGGCGGGCTGGACGTGCTGGTCAACAACGCCGGCATCGCCAGCGGCGGCAGCGTGGCGGAGTCGCGTTACGAGGACTGGGCGCGCCAGCTCGACATCAACCTGATGGGCGTGGTGCGCGGCTGCAAGACCTTCGTGCCGATGCTGCTGGCGGGCAAGCGCGGCCACGTGGTCGACATCGCGTCCTTCGCCGGCATCGCCTGTCCGCCCAACATGGCCAGTTACAACGTGGCCAAGGCCGGCGTGATCGCGCTGTCCGAGAGCCTGCGCGCGGAAGTCATCGACGAGGGCGTGGACGTCAGCGTCGCCTGCCCCTCGTTCTTCAAAACCAACCTCACGGAATCCTTCCAGAACCCGGCCGACGACTGGATGAAGCAGTTCACCGAGGTGGTGATGGCGCGCGCGAAGGTGACCGCCGAGGACGTGGCCGACGACATCTACCGCGCGGTGCACGAGGGCCGCTTCATGGTCATCACCCACGACGACGCGCGCATGCAGTGGCGCCTCAAGCGCGCCGCGCCGGAGGTTTTCTATAAACTGGTGCGCGACAAGCTGAAGCAGCGCATGGCGATGCTCAAGGCGGCGCAGAAATAA